The following proteins are co-located in the Roseovarius arcticus genome:
- a CDS encoding matrixin family metalloprotease: MRHLLAAACTVGALSSICAAQELEPGDANEELGRLAETARQDASNLSFEAFRDSTPFVEETGKYYVNGDTPIRNEKLLREFWMRNVANAPPVPAGEVPEFAIITVGGLDQIWTVRQRHALTYCVSTDFGSRHGAVVAEMEAATSAWEAVADLQFHYIQSEDQACDASNEEVLFDVRPVNAGGAFLAAAFFPNDPRPDRSVVIDGSSFTLDPNQALTMRGILRHELGHVLGGRHEHTRPEAGACFEDQDWRGVTDYDAFSVMHYPQCNGLGDWTLRLTSSDKNGIACIYGAAAGFAIDPAICAPAAGTNVATQEVFGPFTLDADQIEMVGSFPVAPGSTFSATMTGTGDPDLYVRLDRAVTQAGYDCRPYTPGAAEACVFDVPPDASEAHVMVHGYGASTASVTIDWIAP, encoded by the coding sequence ATGAGACATTTGTTGGCTGCCGCATGTACCGTAGGCGCATTGAGTTCCATTTGCGCCGCTCAGGAGCTTGAGCCGGGCGATGCCAATGAGGAGCTCGGGCGGCTCGCCGAAACCGCGCGCCAAGATGCCAGTAACCTTAGCTTTGAGGCCTTCCGCGACAGCACTCCCTTCGTCGAGGAAACCGGAAAATATTACGTCAATGGCGATACCCCCATCCGCAATGAAAAACTGTTGCGCGAGTTCTGGATGCGCAACGTGGCCAATGCGCCGCCCGTTCCGGCGGGCGAGGTGCCCGAGTTCGCCATCATCACGGTTGGCGGGCTGGACCAGATATGGACTGTGCGGCAACGCCATGCGCTGACCTATTGTGTCAGCACCGACTTTGGCAGCCGCCACGGCGCCGTCGTCGCGGAAATGGAGGCAGCCACATCTGCGTGGGAGGCGGTGGCCGATCTGCAATTCCATTACATCCAATCCGAGGATCAGGCCTGCGATGCCTCGAACGAAGAAGTGCTGTTCGATGTCCGCCCGGTAAACGCTGGCGGCGCTTTTCTGGCGGCGGCCTTTTTTCCCAACGATCCGCGCCCGGATCGAAGCGTGGTCATAGACGGCTCGTCGTTCACCCTTGATCCCAATCAAGCGCTGACCATGCGCGGTATCCTGCGCCATGAGCTAGGCCATGTTCTGGGCGGGCGGCACGAGCATACGCGGCCAGAGGCGGGGGCTTGCTTTGAAGATCAGGACTGGCGCGGGGTCACCGATTACGATGCGTTTTCGGTGATGCACTATCCGCAATGCAACGGGCTGGGCGATTGGACCCTGCGGCTGACCAGCTCCGACAAGAACGGCATCGCATGCATCTACGGCGCGGCTGCTGGCTTTGCCATCGACCCGGCAATTTGCGCACCCGCCGCAGGCACTAACGTGGCGACGCAGGAGGTGTTCGGACCATTCACGCTGGATGCCGACCAAATCGAAATGGTTGGCAGCTTTCCCGTGGCGCCGGGATCAACCTTTAGCGCTACAATGACCGGCACCGGCGATCCGGACCTTTACGTGCGTCTCGACCGCGCGGTTACACAGGCCGGGTACGATTGCCGCCCCTACACGCCGGGCGCCGCCGAAGCCTGCGTTTTTGACGTGCCCCCTGATGCATCGGAGGCCCATGTTATGGTGCATGGCTACGGCGCCAGCACCGCGAGCGTAACAATTGATTGGATCGCGCCATGA
- a CDS encoding S8 family peptidase, which translates to MKSIALAAILAMGAAGAAAQSAVPELVLEWRSHSDNAVELSTEVETLYLSLFNSGNLTLRTVKMDQSPFVEHVLRNEKLFFGAHFPQSIDAMMCDLNPKLCSRTLTGAPQSQLSDLTSHVGGFAASPGRWRTSVGNTIVVPDYNFRSITTLVRKQVPGDWTVDDFTISPEMDCSAFKGSCKDVIARFNPPIIKAPDGKRNVTLPQVQLQAPVTFRTDARSKLVQSLVGALVTSERTKTFTDPSAAFSPVWQKQYSDTSLNDLALETLQPFLRATGSIKEYGLGDEPLVARQMDLFKLIHHPFANLEDLPEQHRHPVIVVVIDTAVTNGHCDLPAMTFSDGHTLTSTEPADEGEPTAETLPDCSEIDPLALSQSEHGAAVAGVIASPENGKGMVGVNPYARLHMISFDKTLSRDRQIVRLAEQLTTDIPVGARVANLSFGLLPDFQGNGEVENALRIHESRLLIVAAAGNEAKALSNGCQLIPACLNALENVITVVGLDDNLDNPAPWRTATQGSNTSAMFEIGAPAMNVLTTTSGNVFTHMSGTSFAAPQVTAVASLIFSTGEFIYGDDPALLQAGGQIAPKVVKDRLIYTADFFPGLNGRVMAGRLNVERAINLQYAQFELFDGRRIVGQVVEVPNTIACRSPDPAQQFQPWWNIRRLTFNDAKDRHILFRHVGGEDGSRYGALERDASCLVATLSPMVEVRRTVDGVPEVVSFPFSAIRDYTSPLFQG; encoded by the coding sequence ATGAAATCGATTGCGTTGGCAGCGATCCTCGCGATGGGCGCGGCCGGCGCCGCCGCCCAATCAGCCGTACCCGAGCTTGTCCTTGAATGGCGCTCGCACAGTGACAATGCTGTTGAGCTTTCGACTGAGGTCGAGACGCTCTATCTGTCGCTGTTCAACTCGGGCAATCTGACGCTGCGCACCGTTAAAATGGATCAAAGCCCGTTCGTCGAGCATGTCCTGCGAAACGAGAAGCTGTTTTTCGGGGCGCATTTCCCTCAAAGCATCGACGCGATGATGTGCGATCTTAATCCAAAGCTGTGCAGCCGCACCCTCACCGGCGCCCCGCAAAGCCAACTCAGCGATCTGACGTCTCATGTCGGCGGTTTTGCCGCCAGCCCAGGGCGATGGCGCACAAGCGTCGGCAATACGATCGTTGTGCCCGATTACAACTTTCGCTCGATCACCACATTGGTTCGCAAGCAGGTGCCGGGCGACTGGACTGTCGATGATTTCACGATCAGCCCAGAAATGGATTGTTCCGCCTTCAAAGGCTCCTGCAAGGACGTGATCGCGCGCTTTAACCCACCCATCATCAAGGCACCGGACGGCAAGCGAAATGTGACCTTGCCACAGGTGCAACTGCAGGCTCCGGTGACGTTTCGAACGGACGCGCGATCGAAACTGGTCCAGAGCCTCGTCGGCGCGCTGGTAACTTCGGAGCGAACCAAGACATTCACCGATCCGAGCGCTGCGTTTTCACCGGTTTGGCAAAAGCAATACAGCGACACATCGCTTAACGATCTCGCGCTGGAAACCTTGCAGCCGTTTTTGCGCGCGACCGGCAGCATAAAAGAATACGGCCTTGGGGACGAGCCGCTGGTGGCGAGGCAGATGGACCTGTTCAAGCTGATCCATCATCCGTTCGCAAATCTTGAGGATCTGCCCGAGCAGCACCGCCATCCAGTTATCGTCGTGGTGATCGACACCGCGGTAACGAACGGGCACTGCGACCTGCCGGCAATGACATTCAGCGACGGCCATACCCTCACGTCGACCGAGCCTGCCGACGAGGGCGAACCGACTGCAGAAACTCTCCCAGATTGCAGCGAGATTGACCCATTAGCGCTCAGCCAATCTGAGCATGGCGCCGCCGTCGCAGGGGTTATCGCGTCGCCCGAAAATGGCAAAGGCATGGTGGGCGTCAACCCCTATGCGCGGCTGCATATGATCTCATTCGACAAAACCCTGTCACGGGATCGCCAGATCGTTCGCCTTGCGGAGCAGCTTACGACAGACATACCTGTCGGTGCCCGCGTGGCAAATTTGAGCTTCGGGCTGCTGCCCGATTTTCAGGGCAATGGCGAAGTCGAGAACGCTTTGCGGATCCATGAAAGCCGCCTGCTTATCGTCGCAGCAGCCGGCAATGAGGCAAAGGCGCTGAGCAACGGCTGCCAGTTAATTCCCGCCTGCCTCAACGCATTGGAAAACGTCATCACCGTGGTTGGCCTTGATGATAACCTTGACAATCCAGCCCCGTGGCGCACCGCAACCCAAGGCAGCAACACCAGCGCGATGTTCGAAATCGGTGCGCCTGCCATGAACGTGCTGACCACCACGTCCGGTAACGTATTTACCCACATGAGCGGCACGTCCTTTGCCGCGCCGCAGGTGACGGCGGTGGCATCGCTGATCTTTTCGACAGGCGAGTTTATCTATGGCGATGACCCGGCTTTGCTGCAGGCGGGCGGCCAGATTGCACCCAAAGTGGTCAAGGACCGGCTGATCTACACGGCCGATTTCTTTCCCGGTCTGAACGGGCGGGTGATGGCGGGGCGGCTGAACGTGGAGCGCGCGATAAACTTGCAATATGCCCAGTTCGAGTTGTTCGACGGTCGGCGGATTGTCGGCCAGGTCGTCGAGGTACCCAATACCATCGCCTGCCGCTCGCCCGATCCAGCGCAGCAGTTCCAGCCATGGTGGAATATCCGGCGACTGACGTTCAACGACGCCAAGGATCGTCACATTCTATTTCGCCATGTCGGGGGGGAGGACGGCAGCCGCTATGGCGCACTGGAGCGTGACGCCTCGTGTCTGGTGGCGACACTTTCGCCCATGGTCGAGGTGCGCAGAACGGTCGATGGCGTGCCTGAGGTGGTCAGCTTTCCGTTCAGCGCGATCCGCGATTACACCTCGCCATTGTTTCAGGGATGA
- a CDS encoding trypsin-like serine peptidase: MTRARRRYAWLIALFWGAAAAAQDIPVLESRIDGGVRALDLVIGAPERTGDAPVVWTGGISIPDTDYLRLLVRIEGPPAPPTASLYLFSDLGQEFIIPLADMPEGGHWTGLIPNGNVTIALYTPDPLNIDTTVTIENLSIQQDDVLLYSVHGEAQLWPIASPEVPQDVQALAGPVAFLSFFDAGLPRTCTGFLIEPDLLLTNEHCIHSQETCRTMTAVFGYQRDEAGRLAMGQQRRCTGYEDHYSSFDLDVTALRLSSPPGEEYGIIEIPDEPAGMAGPLMIIQHPGDLPKHVALLDCEMTASPVSGRTPDSDFTHTCDTASGSSGAPILNAAGQLVGVHHYGFQEAPDSLWRENRGVLAALVIPWLRALTRPQ; this comes from the coding sequence ATGACGCGGGCCCGGCGGAGGTACGCATGGCTGATCGCGCTGTTCTGGGGCGCGGCTGCGGCGGCGCAGGATATTCCCGTTCTGGAATCGCGCATTGATGGCGGCGTGCGCGCCCTCGATCTGGTGATAGGCGCGCCAGAGCGCACAGGAGATGCCCCCGTGGTGTGGACCGGAGGGATCAGTATTCCCGATACCGACTATCTGCGCCTGCTGGTCCGCATCGAAGGGCCGCCCGCGCCACCGACTGCCAGTCTCTATCTGTTTTCCGATCTAGGGCAGGAATTCATCATCCCCCTCGCCGACATGCCCGAAGGCGGTCACTGGACCGGGCTGATCCCTAACGGGAACGTGACGATAGCACTCTATACCCCTGACCCGCTGAACATAGATACGACCGTGACAATCGAAAATCTGTCGATCCAACAGGATGATGTGCTGCTATATTCGGTCCATGGCGAGGCGCAGCTATGGCCGATCGCATCGCCCGAAGTGCCGCAGGACGTGCAGGCCCTCGCCGGGCCGGTCGCGTTCCTGTCGTTCTTTGATGCCGGGCTGCCTCGAACGTGCACCGGATTTCTGATCGAGCCGGATTTGTTGCTGACAAACGAGCACTGTATTCACTCGCAGGAAACCTGCCGTACGATGACTGCAGTGTTTGGCTATCAGCGTGATGAAGCTGGCAGATTGGCGATGGGTCAGCAGCGCAGATGCACAGGGTATGAGGACCATTACTCCAGCTTCGATCTTGACGTGACCGCCTTGCGCCTTTCGTCGCCGCCGGGCGAGGAGTACGGCATCATCGAAATACCCGACGAGCCGGCGGGTATGGCCGGCCCGCTAATGATCATCCAACATCCCGGAGACCTGCCCAAGCACGTGGCCCTTTTGGATTGCGAAATGACCGCAAGCCCGGTGTCTGGCCGCACGCCGGACAGCGATTTCACGCACACCTGTGACACGGCCAGCGGATCATCCGGCGCGCCGATCCTGAACGCCGCCGGCCAGTTGGTAGGCGTTCACCACTATGGCTTTCAGGAAGCTCCGGACAGTTTGTGGCGCGAAAACAGAGGGGTTTTGGCGGCCTTGGTTATCCCTTGGCTACGTGCGCTCACTCGGCCACAGTAA
- a CDS encoding SCO family protein — MITRRTAMMGAGGMLMVRPARAQHVHHGFDPAVPQPPSRLVRNYRMPSVPLVDQTGKAADLAAELQKPGPVLMTFIFTTCPGICPILSSVVAATTDALGPERAGVRFWSLTIDPDHDGPAELAAYADMFGAGPEWRLFTGAPGAIGAVRLAFEADSDIKMAHRALYLLRIREASWARFEGDVTPEHLAGAAREVLAAQS; from the coding sequence ATGATTACCCGGCGCACGGCGATGATGGGGGCAGGGGGGATGCTGATGGTCCGGCCCGCACGCGCGCAGCATGTGCATCATGGGTTCGATCCTGCAGTCCCGCAGCCGCCATCACGGCTAGTGCGCAACTATCGGATGCCATCTGTGCCGCTGGTCGACCAGACCGGCAAGGCGGCTGACCTTGCGGCAGAGCTGCAAAAACCGGGCCCGGTGCTGATGACCTTCATCTTTACGACGTGTCCCGGCATCTGCCCTATTTTGTCGTCGGTTGTGGCAGCTACGACAGACGCCCTTGGACCAGAGCGGGCGGGCGTGCGGTTTTGGTCGCTGACGATAGACCCTGATCACGACGGCCCGGCTGAATTGGCGGCCTATGCCGATATGTTCGGTGCAGGGCCTGAGTGGAGGCTGTTTACTGGCGCGCCCGGTGCAATCGGCGCAGTTCGACTGGCATTCGAGGCAGATAGCGACATCAAGATGGCGCATCGCGCGCTTTATCTGCTGCGCATCCGCGAGGCGTCATGGGCGCGGTTCGAAGGCGATGTCACGCCTGAGCACCTCGCGGGAGCGGCCCGCGAGGTGCTGGCAGCGCAATCGTGA
- a CDS encoding SCO family protein — MTRMQGTTPATGQARLNRRAIPNVPVVSHDGREWSFYDDLIRDQVVLVAFMSIGHDAESNCSAKMADVRKLLDRDPSDTTLFLSITVDPGADGALGLANHAGRSGAGGFCGPGEAGRWLFLRANPGDVDLLRAAFYVHRSLAPVPTGPKMITRSELLRMPPERAVMDCSMGLMRYGNEALDVWGAAPVRASAPDIAARLTWMRDAGAPRPRTRRRAGPFPAVLS, encoded by the coding sequence ATGACCCGGATGCAGGGGACGACACCAGCCACAGGCCAAGCCCGCCTGAACCGCCGCGCGATCCCAAACGTTCCGGTCGTTTCGCATGACGGCAGGGAATGGTCGTTCTACGACGATCTGATCCGGGACCAGGTGGTTTTGGTAGCGTTCATGTCGATTGGCCACGACGCCGAATCGAACTGTTCTGCCAAGATGGCCGACGTGCGTAAACTGCTGGACCGCGATCCAAGTGACACGACGCTGTTTCTGTCTATCACGGTAGATCCCGGCGCGGACGGTGCGTTGGGATTGGCCAACCACGCGGGCCGCTCCGGGGCAGGTGGGTTCTGCGGGCCCGGCGAGGCGGGGCGTTGGCTGTTCCTGAGGGCTAATCCGGGCGACGTAGATTTGCTGCGCGCCGCGTTCTACGTCCACCGCAGCCTCGCCCCTGTTCCAACCGGGCCAAAGATGATCACCCGGTCGGAACTTTTGCGCATGCCGCCCGAGCGGGCAGTGATGGATTGCTCGATGGGGCTGATGCGGTACGGCAACGAGGCGCTGGATGTCTGGGGCGCGGCCCCTGTACGTGCCTCGGCACCTGATATTGCGGCAAGGCTTACGTGGATGCGCGATGCAGGCGCACCCCGTCCGCGAACCCGTCGCCGGGCAGGCCCATTTCCGGCCGTTCTTTCCTGA